The window CAGGGCGCGGGCGGTTGAAAACGGGATATTCCTTATCGTGGTGAACATGGTCGGTTATTTCCCGGTAGGGGATGAGCACGCCGATGGCAAGAGCTTTCTTGTTCATCCAACCGGCAGGGTGACCCAGTTCGGACCCGGGGAGAGGATCTTCCTGTCGAGGGTGAACATGAGGGAAATAGACGAGCTCAAAGAGTATTGGTCGCCCTTTGAGGATCGGCAGCAGTTCCTCTATGGCCGTCTGATGTCAGGCCCAAAAGCAGAAGAGTCGTAGAGCGACTCTGCAGTGCATCGCTCCGATTCCGGGAACATAGACATTCGACGCTGGAGATGGGGGGATACAACCGATGCATAGCAAGCGGCTGTTGGCCTATGCCTTGCTCTCTCCGAGTCTAGCGATCGTCACGCTGTTAATCGTATATCCATTCTTCAATGGAATCTGGCTGAGTCTGCACACCAAACATCTCTTGCGGCCGGGGATGCATTTTGTCGGTCTCAAGAACTTTGTCTACCTATTCCGCAATGACCAGTACTGGATGGATTTTTGGAATACGGTTCTTTGGACCGCCGGTTCTGTGGCCTTACAGCATCTCGTGGCACTTCCGATCGCCTTGCTCCTCAATCAAAAGATCAAGTTCCGATTCCTGTTCAGGGGAATCTTCCTGATTCCATGGGTTTGTCCGGTCGTCGTCTTCGCTCTTCTATGGCAGTGGTTATACAACGATCTCTATGGAGTGATCAACTATCTTCTAATAACCATGGGAGTCATTGACACACCGATCATTTGGTTGGGTAGCAAGAACACGGCCATGATATCGGCCATTGTGGCGAACACGTGGAAGGGTTTCTCTTTCCCCATGATCGCGATGCTGGCCCAGTTGCAGATGATCCCGTCCGAACTCTACGAGGCTGCAGGAATCGATGGTGCGTCGAAATGGCAGCAGTTCGTTCATATCACTCTACCGTACTTGAAAGCGCCGACCGTCATAACGACTCTAATTGTTTCGATCTGGACGTTCAACAACTTCGGGACCATGTACCTGCTCACAGGAGGAGGGCCTGTCAAGGCTACCGAAACCCTCTCGATCCTTGCCTACCTGACTTCTTTCTCAGAGCTGCGGTTGGGAAGAGGGGCGGCAATCACCGTGACCATGATGTTTGTCCTCCTGGTCATTTCCCTGATCTATCTGAACAGGGCCAAGATTGAGGAGGAGTGATCTCCATGGCAGCAAGACGCGCGCACCGCGAAACAAGAATCCTACGTGACCTTCTCCTGCACGCGACCGTCATCCTTGTCGCTTTCGTCATCATATTTCCATTTCTCTGGATGCTTTCCACCTCGTTCAAACCTCTTGCCGACGTCTTCAGATCACCTCCAAAATGGATCCCAAGCCCTTTCACGCTCAAAAACTACAGAACCATTCTGACCGACATATCGTTTTTGGTCTATTTCAAGAACAGCATCATCGTGGCATCGTCGACCACGTTGATATCGGTAGCCATCGCCGTATTCGGTGCGTACAGTCTGGCCAGATTCAGGTTCTTTGGAATCAGGATATTTTCCCGGCTCATTCTGTTCTCCTATATGCTTCCCTCTGTCCTGCTGATAATCCCCCTCTTCGTGA is drawn from Deltaproteobacteria bacterium and contains these coding sequences:
- a CDS encoding sugar ABC transporter permease, coding for MHSKRLLAYALLSPSLAIVTLLIVYPFFNGIWLSLHTKHLLRPGMHFVGLKNFVYLFRNDQYWMDFWNTVLWTAGSVALQHLVALPIALLLNQKIKFRFLFRGIFLIPWVCPVVVFALLWQWLYNDLYGVINYLLITMGVIDTPIIWLGSKNTAMISAIVANTWKGFSFPMIAMLAQLQMIPSELYEAAGIDGASKWQQFVHITLPYLKAPTVITTLIVSIWTFNNFGTMYLLTGGGPVKATETLSILAYLTSFSELRLGRGAAITVTMMFVLLVISLIYLNRAKIEEE